The following are encoded in a window of Armatimonadota bacterium genomic DNA:
- a CDS encoding UDP-N-acetylmuramoyl-L-alanyl-D-glutamate--2,6-diaminopimelate ligase — MSHPTAHALFSETGVAVRESWGNAEVQSATADSRTVQAGALFVCMPSENRDSHQFIEQAVSSGAVAVLAHSQEGFQRAVGFGVASAWIDPKQPDFNVSVAAIVKLAYGDPSAKMRMIGVTGTNGKTTTAWMIRDALVEMGRKATYLGTLGIDVLGDHRELANTTPFPAEMWSLLAEAADAGSEDFCMEVSSHSLQERRVAGLDFDIGVFTNLTQDHLDYHGDMGSYAEAKRLMFAEHQATGFRSAINIGDEFGRSLREDFGATVTFGLDDADLVAEPLEVLADRLRLKASFGGDEESFGVPVGGLFNVWNATAALAALLAMGESLSRSTYALGQVSPVPGRFEAVQSEFGFSVIVDYAHTDDAMKSLLLSVQGLEHKRVITVFGCGGDRDRAKRPKVAAVASELSDITIVTSDNPRTEDPAQIIRDIEQGLLAGKPTQSIIDRKEAIAVAVREAQPGDIVVIAGKGHEDYQIVGREKLPMDDRVLARKALEERGP; from the coding sequence ATGAGCCACCCCACTGCGCATGCCCTGTTCTCGGAAACGGGCGTTGCCGTACGTGAATCGTGGGGCAACGCCGAAGTTCAGTCTGCGACGGCAGATTCGCGCACCGTTCAGGCCGGGGCGCTGTTCGTCTGCATGCCGAGCGAAAACCGCGACAGCCACCAGTTCATCGAGCAGGCCGTTTCAAGCGGTGCGGTCGCGGTTCTCGCTCATTCCCAGGAAGGATTTCAGAGAGCGGTAGGCTTTGGTGTCGCATCGGCGTGGATCGATCCCAAACAGCCGGACTTCAACGTCTCGGTCGCTGCGATCGTGAAGCTCGCGTACGGTGATCCGTCGGCGAAGATGCGGATGATTGGAGTCACGGGCACCAACGGCAAGACGACCACCGCATGGATGATCAGGGACGCCTTGGTCGAGATGGGGCGGAAGGCGACTTATCTCGGCACGCTGGGGATCGACGTACTGGGCGACCATCGAGAGTTGGCCAACACGACGCCGTTTCCGGCGGAGATGTGGTCGCTGCTGGCGGAGGCCGCAGACGCAGGCAGCGAAGATTTCTGCATGGAGGTCAGCAGCCACTCGCTGCAGGAGCGACGCGTCGCGGGGCTGGATTTCGACATTGGAGTGTTCACTAATTTGACGCAGGACCACCTCGATTATCACGGCGACATGGGGTCGTACGCCGAGGCGAAGCGGCTCATGTTCGCAGAGCATCAAGCCACGGGCTTTCGGTCGGCGATCAACATCGGCGACGAGTTCGGGCGGTCGTTGCGCGAGGACTTTGGAGCGACGGTAACGTTTGGATTAGACGACGCGGACTTGGTCGCAGAACCGTTGGAGGTTCTCGCCGACCGCTTGCGATTGAAAGCGTCGTTCGGCGGTGACGAGGAATCGTTCGGTGTTCCGGTCGGCGGGCTGTTCAACGTATGGAACGCAACGGCAGCCTTGGCCGCGCTCTTGGCGATGGGTGAGTCATTGTCCCGGTCCACCTACGCGCTTGGGCAGGTTAGCCCTGTTCCTGGCCGCTTTGAAGCGGTCCAGAGCGAGTTCGGGTTTAGCGTGATCGTCGACTACGCGCACACAGACGACGCGATGAAGAGCCTGTTGCTCTCCGTTCAGGGCCTGGAGCACAAGCGGGTGATCACCGTGTTCGGCTGCGGCGGCGACAGGGACCGGGCGAAGCGTCCGAAGGTGGCCGCAGTCGCCAGCGAGCTGAGCGACATCACGATCGTGACGAGCGACAACCCGCGGACCGAGGACCCCGCCCAGATCATACGAGACATCGAGCAGGGCTTGCTTGCGGGGAAGCCGACGCAATCGATCATCGATCGCAAAGAAGCCATCGCGGTCGCTGTGCGAGAGGCGCAGCCAGGCGACATCGTCGTGATAGCCGGCAAGGGGCACGAGGATTATCAGATCGTCGGGCGTGAAAAACTCCCGATGGATGACCGCGTGCTGGCACGCAAGGCGTTGGAGGAGCGAGGACCGTGA
- a CDS encoding UDP-N-acetylmuramoyl-tripeptide--D-alanyl-D-alanine ligase, whose translation MPISVDDFARRCGGVPHGFSSGAKIEGFAFDSRDAKPGDLFLAIKGERVDGHDYCQGAMAGGAVGALVERSVDCPHILVADLVDALAKFARHARRGFSGPVIAVTGSVGKTTTKEFIAAAMSVSGSVLKNEGNRNSEYSSPLVWAELSPEHKSVVIEMGMRGAGQIAHLCSFTSPTVGVVTNIGSAHIEMVGSRAAIASAKSELLQALPTDSHAVLPQDDEFLPVLREASGCEVITFGFSPEADCRITGYRALDLHRCAVRGRLHSDSFEVELPTVGKHQALNAAAAIAAAGAAGVSVSDAVAGLTGVDLPPMRMEMVERDGAFVLLDTYNASPDSTVAAIQVVCEVPCTGRRLAVLGEMLELGDFTEAGHRLVGKAVAEADLDGVLLTGGATDYIRDEATKRGYPANRIQSLSSLDLAEVARYLQTVNPGDLVLIKGSRALELERALTEAGV comes from the coding sequence ATGCCCATCTCCGTTGACGATTTCGCGCGCCGATGCGGCGGCGTGCCGCACGGATTCTCTAGCGGCGCAAAGATAGAAGGATTCGCTTTCGACAGCCGCGATGCAAAACCGGGCGACCTCTTTCTAGCGATCAAGGGCGAGCGCGTCGATGGGCACGACTACTGTCAGGGGGCGATGGCAGGCGGCGCAGTCGGTGCGCTCGTCGAGCGATCAGTCGATTGCCCACACATCCTGGTTGCGGATCTCGTCGATGCGCTGGCAAAGTTCGCGCGCCACGCTCGGCGAGGTTTCAGCGGCCCGGTGATCGCCGTGACCGGAAGCGTAGGGAAGACGACGACCAAAGAGTTCATTGCTGCGGCGATGAGCGTGTCAGGCTCTGTGCTGAAGAACGAGGGCAACCGCAACTCGGAGTACTCGTCGCCCCTCGTTTGGGCGGAGCTGTCGCCGGAGCACAAGTCGGTCGTCATCGAGATGGGGATGCGCGGCGCCGGGCAGATCGCTCATCTGTGCAGTTTCACCAGCCCGACGGTCGGAGTCGTCACAAACATCGGCTCGGCGCACATCGAAATGGTCGGGTCGCGCGCGGCGATAGCGTCTGCAAAATCTGAGTTGCTCCAGGCGCTGCCAACCGATAGCCACGCCGTCTTACCGCAGGATGATGAGTTTCTCCCCGTGTTGCGCGAGGCCTCGGGCTGCGAAGTGATTACGTTCGGCTTTTCGCCCGAAGCAGACTGCCGGATCACGGGCTATCGTGCGCTCGATCTTCACCGTTGCGCGGTGCGAGGAAGGCTGCACTCTGATTCGTTCGAGGTGGAACTGCCGACCGTCGGTAAACACCAGGCGTTGAACGCCGCTGCCGCGATTGCGGCTGCCGGTGCAGCGGGGGTCTCCGTATCGGACGCTGTCGCTGGGCTGACGGGCGTCGATCTGCCGCCGATGCGAATGGAGATGGTGGAGCGAGACGGCGCGTTCGTGCTTCTAGACACGTATAACGCCTCGCCAGACTCGACTGTCGCAGCAATCCAAGTGGTGTGTGAAGTGCCGTGCACGGGACGCCGGCTGGCGGTTCTGGGCGAGATGCTCGAGCTAGGCGATTTCACCGAGGCGGGGCACCGGCTGGTCGGAAAGGCCGTTGCAGAAGCGGATCTCGACGGCGTGCTCCTGACAGGCGGCGCGACTGATTACATACGAGACGAAGCGACGAAGCGCGGATACCCTGCAAACCGGATTCAGTCGCTGTCTAGTCTTGATCTGGCAGAGGTCGCCAGGTATCTACAGACCGTTAACCCCGGCGATCTCGTCCTGATAAAAGGGAGCAGAGCGCTTGAGCTGGAGCGGGCGCTGACGGAGGCGGGCGTATGA